The following proteins are co-located in the Aquarana catesbeiana isolate 2022-GZ linkage group LG02, ASM4218655v1, whole genome shotgun sequence genome:
- the LOC141129837 gene encoding transcription factor Sp5-like, translating into MASLVLLNRENTLQAYLQDRTPNSSPDTGPFPTLNVFPSACRSVIAPKPNHWDYSQSSSSSAGAAPAMFPLWGNDIPPSTGMGSHGMTFSVPKVQYNGHMQAVGTHELPLTPPADPNVYSFDLSPVKILAPQVSTNPAYHFQDTNSVTQDYSGFMQTPTPLTQRHIPTAHMDEQTWWNFQQTNANNIHSFHLTNSLMVGPQPQLAALLQSSSKTLLSSTRRCRRCKCPNCQASPNNEEPGKKKLHICHLPGCGKVYGKTSHLKAHLRWHAGERPFICNWVFCGKSFTRSDELQRHLRTHTGEKRFGCQECGKRFMRSDHLSKHTKTHQNKKGKCAGPSIDSIKKE; encoded by the exons ATGGCTTCCCTGGTCCTTCTTAATAGAGAGAACACTTTACAGGCTTATTTACAG gATAGAACCCCTAACTCCTCCCCGGACACAGGGCCCTTTCCAACACTGAACGTATTCCCTTCAGCCTGTCGCTCAGTAATAGCACCTAAACCAAACCATTGGGATTACTCACAGTCCTCTTCCAGTTCAGCTGGAGCAGCTCCAGCAATGTTTCCTCTGTGGGGCAATGACATTCCTCCCAGTACAGGAATGGGATCTCATGGTATGACTTTTAGTGTCCCTAAAGTTCAGTATAATGGTCATATGCAGGCAGTAGGAACTCATGAGCTGCCGCTGACTCCTCCAGCTGACCCAAATGTTTATTCATTCGATTTGTCTCCTGTCAAGATTTTGGCACCTCAAGTTTCAACTAACCCTGCATATCATTTCCAAGACACAAACTCTGTGACTCAGGACTACTCAGGTTTTATGCAAACCCCTACACCCTTGACCCAAAGACACATTCCCACAGCACACATGGATGAACAGACCTGGTGGAATTTTCAACAAACAAACGCAAATAACATTCACTCCTTCCATTTGACCAACTCTTTGATGGTGGGACCACAGCCTCAACTCGCAGCACTTCTCCAGAGCTCCTCTAAAACTCTGCTAAGCTCAACTAGACGATGTAGGAGGTGTAAGTGCCCCAACTGCCAAGCTTCTCCAAACAATGAAGAACCTGGAAAAAAGAAGCTTCATATCTGCCATCTTCCAGGTTGTGGAAAAGTTTATGGAAAGACCTCGCACCTCAAAGCCCATTTGCGCTGGCATGCTGGAGAGAGACCTTTTATTTGCAATTGGGTCTTCTGTGGAAAAAGCTTCACCAGATCTGACGAGCTTCAGCGCCATCTAAGGACTCATACAGGGGAGAAACGTTTTGGGTGCCAAGAATGCGGAAAGAGGTTTATGAGGAGTGATCACCTTTCTAAACATACAAAAACTCATCAAAACAAAAAGGGAAAGTGCGCAGGCCCATCTATAGACAGTATTAAAAAAGAGTGA